The following proteins are co-located in the Dyadobacter chenwenxiniae genome:
- a CDS encoding tRNA-(ms[2]io[6]A)-hydroxylase — MALSLTTLGLELPTDPRWTDIVAMQLDEILIDHAYCEQKAASTCISMIVHYPEKTELVETLAPIVAEEWGHFQRVLKELKRRNIPLGRQRKDEYVGQLMKLVRNKGDYEGALLDRLLISGLIEARSCERFKLLSESLEDESLQKFYRELMISEAGHYRTFIELAEKYLPVEEVRARWKELLHQEAEIMRSLTPRGDRIH; from the coding sequence ATGGCTTTATCGCTTACCACTCTTGGACTTGAACTGCCCACCGATCCGCGCTGGACTGACATCGTGGCCATGCAGTTGGACGAAATCCTGATTGACCATGCATATTGCGAGCAAAAAGCAGCATCCACATGCATTTCCATGATTGTGCATTATCCTGAAAAAACGGAATTGGTAGAAACGCTCGCGCCTATCGTGGCAGAGGAATGGGGCCATTTTCAACGCGTTTTGAAAGAATTGAAAAGGCGGAATATCCCGTTGGGCAGGCAGCGGAAAGATGAATACGTGGGCCAGCTCATGAAACTGGTGCGTAATAAAGGTGACTACGAAGGGGCCCTGCTGGACCGCCTGCTCATCAGCGGACTCATCGAGGCGCGCAGCTGCGAGCGCTTTAAATTATTATCGGAATCCCTTGAAGATGAATCGCTTCAAAAGTTTTACAGGGAATTAATGATCTCGGAAGCAGGACATTACCGCACTTTCATAGAATTGGCTGAAAAATACTTACCTGTTGAGGAGGTGAGGGCGCGGTGGAAAGAGCTGCTCCATCAGGAAGCCGAAATCATGCGGTCGCTAACCCCTCGCGGCGACCGGATACATTAA
- a CDS encoding PD-(D/E)XK nuclease family protein: MQSFLNLVAKHILSNHAALERVSIIVPTRRAAFFLMQELAKETTEPLMSPNVMAVDDFVESMSTLEIEDPVHLLFDLYETFKEIDPDVQFDRFMGWASVLLNDLDRIDQYLVKTSYLFEYLTEAHAITRWQESLPAGKTLQTEGGAKQYFSLFENINKVYISFRNRLLAKGKAYRGMAYREVAEDVEGFLIGKSDFEKLYFAGFNAFTESEKVIVSALIKAKKAEVLWDTDRYYMSENVGVEAGKSLRDYQKSKAFGAWSWTTDHLMSSEKHITIYGVPNATLQTKVAGQLYKHMRELDAQGDAIPTAIVLADENLLSPMLYSLDESVSDLNVTMGLSMRNSLLYTLIDSIFELQQNVVEFKNKKGQLIRIPKFGHKSINKVLNHPFIRHYEHVALRPLNDGQTIIQQTLWAITSGNQVFLSPEDLMALSDNHPLFKILFTHWQKNNSRQVIQTFYQLIELLREVYKDYKNALETEYLYLFYTLLKQFEQTIEEKAEMITMRTLRSFMFELIRQTKIPFSGEPVSNLQIMGMLETRALDFERIIILSVNEGMIPQAKRQNSLIPYDAAQAVGLPTHQHQEAVMSYHFYRLLQRAKEVHMLYTSTNDAPGGGEKSRFIRQVEYELAQYNPLIKIRNRTVILENRKQEELEEVVHKDEAMLTVIRAYLAGKGIFPTHLNEFIRCSMQFYLKHIVGVKEKEEVEEELGMDKIGTWLHAVLERLDNAFFLQKTDPSEDQIKAVLREEFDDKFKGYVTDMGLNRIYYQVGENQILVFLKHQMSQQPRRKILAAEQPLSTKIQLILQGAYTPVRIGGKIDRIEQSEDGTLYVMDYKTGSVELTGKQKLADPVRREEVIRTDPDRKMGYVRQLWMYEYLMYRKMLDEQGLKIAGKNYAFGDYAVKSGFYSFRDPKNLISNPLDLTEELAPGQFIEKSEVILTDILNVLLDPDVPFRKTPDLSTCQYCDFVGICGR; the protein is encoded by the coding sequence ATGCAATCCTTTCTTAATCTTGTTGCAAAACACATTCTCAGCAACCATGCCGCATTGGAAAGGGTAAGCATTATAGTGCCTACACGTAGGGCAGCTTTTTTTCTGATGCAGGAGTTGGCGAAGGAAACAACGGAGCCTCTCATGAGCCCGAACGTGATGGCTGTTGACGATTTCGTAGAAAGCATGTCTACATTGGAAATTGAAGATCCGGTGCATTTGTTGTTTGATCTTTACGAAACATTCAAAGAGATAGATCCCGACGTGCAGTTTGACCGCTTTATGGGCTGGGCTTCGGTGCTGCTCAATGACCTCGACCGCATTGACCAATATCTCGTAAAAACTTCCTATCTGTTTGAATATCTGACGGAAGCACACGCTATCACGCGCTGGCAGGAAAGCCTGCCTGCTGGCAAGACGCTGCAAACGGAAGGCGGGGCAAAGCAATATTTTTCGCTTTTTGAGAATATCAATAAGGTTTACATTTCATTTCGTAACCGTTTACTGGCCAAGGGCAAAGCTTACCGCGGCATGGCTTACCGGGAAGTTGCGGAAGATGTGGAGGGTTTTTTAATTGGAAAAAGTGATTTTGAAAAACTCTATTTCGCAGGCTTCAATGCCTTTACCGAGTCTGAAAAGGTTATTGTGAGCGCATTGATCAAGGCAAAAAAAGCGGAAGTGCTCTGGGATACCGACCGTTATTATATGTCGGAAAATGTGGGTGTGGAAGCGGGAAAAAGTCTCAGGGACTACCAAAAAAGCAAAGCATTCGGTGCATGGAGCTGGACCACGGACCATTTGATGTCTTCGGAAAAGCATATCACCATTTACGGAGTGCCCAACGCAACGTTGCAAACGAAAGTGGCTGGTCAGCTTTATAAGCATATGAGGGAACTGGACGCGCAGGGAGACGCCATTCCTACGGCCATTGTGCTTGCAGATGAAAATTTGCTATCGCCTATGTTGTATTCCCTGGACGAAAGCGTCAGCGACCTGAATGTGACCATGGGGCTTTCCATGCGCAATTCGCTGCTTTATACATTGATAGACAGCATCTTCGAGCTGCAACAAAATGTGGTCGAATTTAAAAACAAAAAAGGTCAGCTGATCCGTATTCCTAAATTCGGACATAAATCCATTAATAAGGTTCTTAATCACCCCTTTATCCGACATTATGAGCACGTTGCGCTGCGCCCGCTGAATGACGGGCAGACGATCATTCAGCAAACGCTTTGGGCTATAACGAGCGGGAATCAGGTATTTTTAAGCCCCGAAGACCTGATGGCTTTGAGCGATAATCATCCGTTGTTCAAAATCCTGTTCACGCATTGGCAAAAAAACAATTCGCGACAGGTTATTCAGACTTTTTACCAGTTGATAGAACTGCTCAGGGAGGTTTACAAGGACTACAAAAACGCGCTGGAAACGGAATATCTCTATCTTTTTTACACATTACTAAAACAATTTGAGCAGACGATTGAGGAAAAAGCGGAGATGATCACCATGCGGACATTGCGTTCGTTTATGTTTGAATTAATCCGTCAAACCAAGATCCCGTTCAGTGGCGAGCCTGTAAGCAATCTCCAAATTATGGGAATGCTCGAAACCCGGGCGCTTGATTTTGAGCGAATTATTATTCTTTCGGTGAATGAAGGAATGATCCCGCAGGCCAAAAGACAAAATTCCCTTATTCCCTACGACGCTGCCCAGGCGGTTGGACTTCCCACACACCAGCATCAGGAAGCCGTCATGTCATATCATTTTTACAGGCTACTGCAACGCGCGAAAGAGGTGCATATGCTTTACACGAGCACAAACGATGCACCCGGTGGCGGCGAAAAAAGTCGGTTTATCAGACAAGTGGAATATGAATTGGCACAATATAACCCACTCATCAAAATCCGGAACAGAACAGTTATCCTGGAAAACCGCAAACAGGAGGAGCTGGAAGAAGTGGTGCACAAAGATGAGGCAATGCTAACCGTTATCAGAGCATATCTGGCTGGTAAGGGCATTTTCCCGACACATTTAAATGAGTTCATCCGTTGCTCAATGCAGTTTTATTTGAAACACATTGTGGGCGTGAAAGAAAAAGAGGAAGTCGAGGAAGAGCTGGGGATGGACAAGATCGGAACCTGGCTGCACGCCGTGCTGGAAAGGTTGGATAATGCGTTTTTCCTTCAAAAAACAGACCCCTCCGAGGATCAGATCAAGGCCGTTTTGCGGGAAGAATTTGATGATAAATTTAAAGGTTATGTGACGGATATGGGCCTGAACCGCATATATTACCAGGTAGGCGAAAACCAGATCCTTGTTTTTCTGAAACACCAGATGTCGCAGCAGCCCAGAAGAAAAATTCTTGCAGCCGAGCAGCCTTTAAGCACCAAAATCCAGCTTATCCTGCAAGGCGCCTACACGCCTGTGCGCATAGGCGGAAAAATTGACCGTATCGAACAAAGCGAAGACGGAACGTTATACGTGATGGATTACAAAACCGGAAGTGTAGAACTGACCGGCAAGCAAAAACTGGCGGACCCTGTAAGGCGAGAAGAAGTGATTCGCACCGATCCGGACCGTAAAATGGGTTACGTGAGGCAGCTTTGGATGTACGAATATCTGATGTATCGCAAGATGCTGGACGAGCAGGGTTTGAAAATAGCAGGCAAAAATTACGCTTTTGGCGACTATGCCGTCAAATCCGGGTTTTACTCTTTCCGTGATCCCAAAAATCTCATTTCAAACCCGCTGGACCTGACCGAAGAGCTGGCTCCCGGTCAATTTATCGAGAAGTCGGAAGTGATTCTTACCGACATTTTGAATGTGCTGCTGGACCCCGATGTGCCCTTCCGAAAAACGCCGGATCTGAGCACTTGCCAGTATTGCGATTTCGTTGGAATTTGCGGCAGATAG
- a CDS encoding threonine ammonia-lyase, which yields MSDTVPNREIIEAAHKLVKSYIHRTPVLTSGFLNDLCEAEIFFKCENLQKIGAFKARGGLNAILSLSKEQLKNGVTTHSSGNHAQAIAFAAAKVGAKAYIVMPDNSPLVKIKAVEGYGGQITFCKNTPEEREHTVQQIIKETGATFIHPFNNYAVIAGQATAAKELIEDCKEPLDIIFAPVGGGGLLSGTALSSHYFSPGTKVYAGEPEGAADAVLSFRSDKIEKAPYVKTIADGLLTYLGDKTFPIIKQHVTDILTVSDEEIIQAMRYLWERMKLVVEPSGAVSLAAFIKNKDRFKGQKVGIILTGGNVDLGKLPF from the coding sequence GAAATCATTGAGGCTGCACATAAGCTTGTTAAGTCGTACATTCACCGTACGCCGGTTCTGACTTCCGGTTTTTTGAATGATCTTTGTGAAGCAGAAATATTTTTCAAATGTGAAAACCTGCAAAAGATCGGCGCATTCAAAGCCAGGGGCGGGCTTAATGCCATTCTTTCCCTTTCAAAAGAGCAATTGAAAAATGGCGTTACCACGCATTCCAGCGGAAATCACGCGCAGGCCATTGCGTTTGCTGCGGCCAAGGTAGGAGCGAAGGCTTACATCGTCATGCCGGATAATTCGCCTTTAGTCAAAATTAAAGCAGTGGAAGGATATGGCGGACAGATTACTTTTTGTAAAAACACACCAGAGGAAAGGGAGCATACGGTTCAGCAGATCATCAAAGAGACCGGCGCGACATTTATCCACCCATTCAACAATTATGCAGTCATTGCGGGGCAAGCGACGGCAGCCAAAGAGCTGATTGAAGACTGTAAGGAGCCATTGGATATCATTTTTGCACCGGTTGGTGGCGGCGGACTGCTGAGCGGAACCGCCTTATCTTCCCATTACTTCTCTCCCGGGACGAAAGTTTACGCAGGCGAGCCGGAAGGTGCGGCCGATGCGGTGCTCTCATTCAGAAGTGATAAGATTGAGAAAGCACCTTATGTAAAAACCATTGCGGACGGTTTGCTGACTTACCTGGGAGACAAGACATTCCCGATCATTAAACAACATGTTACGGACATTTTGACCGTTTCGGATGAAGAGATCATTCAGGCGATGCGTTATTTGTGGGAGCGGATGAAGCTCGTGGTGGAACCGTCGGGTGCGGTTTCCCTTGCCGCTTTTATTAAAAACAAGGATCGTTTTAAAGGTCAGAAAGTAGGCATTATCCTTACAGGTGGAAATGTAGATCTTGGGAAATTACCATTTTAG